The genomic interval tttctccccctccttgTTTGACTTATCGCGCTTCAGTGTGATTTGCAGAGCTGCATTTATGTGAGGTGGGTAGTaaagagaaaaagtgagaaGTTTCTCCAAACTGCTGTGCCTCGGAGGAATTCTCCTTGTGTCCTTGAGAGGCATCATGTAGTGTGACTGAAAGACTTTTTATTTCTATGCCCCTCCACCCTCTCTTTGCCTCCCACATCTCCAGGTTGCCGGAGGGGGTCTCTCCACGCTCCGATTGGTTTTATTGGCAGTGGTTCAGTCGAGGAGGATGCCGGCGTGGCTCTCGATGTCGTGCTTGATAAAGATGGATCAGCACATAACATTAGGCAAAGCAGTTCTCTTTTCCATCTcattaaaaagacaacattcaAAGCGGGCAGCAACATCCTCCAGTGTCAGAGTGATTCATGTCGGGCTATTCGTCTCGTAGCTGTGTTTTAGAGAAGGCTTATCAGGCTGCGTGCGTTTAGAAAGCACAGTACTGATTTCCCGAATAAATGTTGGtccatttatttaaaggacGTTTGCATGTGGCAAGTTTCAGCAAGTGAAGCAGGGTATCCTATCTGTCATTATGAATAAACAAGCCTTTACAGCCCTACTGGAAATGGTTTGCACGCCATATTAAGTGACAGAGAAACTGTCAAACCtttttatgaaaaacatttgagaggcagggctgcagtgtgtgagtcTGACCTTACAGGCTCAATAAATTACAAGCTATATTTAACATGTTGTCTCTGCTTTGCTACTTCTTCATTTAAGTTAATACCTTCAATTTAAGTTACACACATGCCTATTTAAATTTAGCTTAACATCAACCGATGCATAAATGGAACTATAGTCAAAAGCTGAGATGGCCTACTGCTACTCTGCTAAGCTAGCTACAAGCCAAGTATTTTTCATCTGGTACCTCCACAATAAGTCGAGTACATAACTGATTTACcaaactataaatataaataaacataaatgtcttgttaaggaacagagaaaaaagaaaaggaaggaagttTAATTTTAGCTTCAGCTTTAAAACTACCTCACCAGCTATGTAGCTTCAACTTGAGTCAGCTCTCTTGCTTTAGCTACGAAGCATCAGTTAGCTGTTCTGGTGTGAATCAAAGCAGCTCATATCGACCAAATGTGTAGCCACTTAGCCAGGCAGCATGGTGGTAGGCCTAACGCCACTCAGTTTGTTCCTCTCTAGATTGGACCTGTCTGACTTGAACTGACATTTGACTTTGTAAAGAAAGAAAGgcgggaaaaaaagggaagaagggGCAGGTGAGACATATAGCATGACATTTTACCCATCTGTGAGATGTGGCGGAAGCAGCGGGGACTGCGAGGGTGTCTGACATTTGATGATAGCGTGGCAGGAGAGGCCTGTCCTTTACAAGGTGTGGGAGTCAGGTTTAAATTGTGTTGCTGCATTGCGATTGATGTAGAGACTTCCCCCACCCACTAAAAGGGAGACATgaagagaaagaaggagggagagtTTAACACCCACGACAAATTGATGTTAGGCTACGCATCATCAGTCAAATTCCCACGAAAGGAGGACAGGAAGTTGTCTATTTTGATTGCACACATCACACACGCCTGTAACGCTGTCGTTGCGATGAATCTGCACGGCGACCTATGTGTTTCTGCTTATTGACAATTAGATTTAAGAGTTTCAAAGTATTCAACTCAAGCAGCTTTTATATCATCAACTTGCCTAAAAGGGGAGAAGGGAAGCCTCCAGTGTTCCTGTCAGTGGGTGCTGCTGAGGCGCAGGCCGTCAATAAGGAGGCTGAGAGGGCCAGCGTGCAGAATAGCATCCACCACCCACTGAGGCTCCGCGGGAACGCAGATATTCTGGTGCAGCAGCTCCAATCAACAGCTATTTAAAGACTGAGTGTGGGTTCAAGTCTGAAACTAGACAGATGAAACAACATTTGATGTTGTCACAGAACTTCTTCTCGTGTGGTTATCAGCCATAGGTGTAAACAGAAGTATAGCTTATTGTTAATCAGGGGAGGTGTATTGATATACTGTTAGGAAGAGAAGTGTGTGTACGGTATAAAGCGGAAAGCAAGCGTGTTGGCTGATCATTAGGATTAATTAAGACTAATCTCATTCCCAGAAAGTTGAAGTGCATCTGTGGCCATGGCAACCTGCTCCCAAATGGTGAGTGGCGGTGAGGCTCTGCACTTCCTCCGGCAGTCATTGTGATTTGTGGAGCAATTACCACGCAGCTAGAGGAGAAGCAGCACTTCAGCGAGACAAGTCGGTGTCCCGCCTAATGCGTGACATCCTGGCGGTGTCTGCTACCACGCGCACTCAGGGGCGAGCACCTGAGTCTGGAGTGGAAACGAAACCCCATGTTATGTGTGAGTTGAAGCTGGAAATGGGGGAGAAAAGTTACTTTGTGTGAGCAGTTATCCCAGAGTGTCTGAAAGCTGAGATATAAAGTCAAGCAGAGAGTGTGTTGGTTTACTAACTTGGATTAAAAATAGCTCTGCAGCTCAGTGAACAGTGCCCTGAAACAAGAGCTAAATCACAGAGACAGTGTGTGGGGAATCTCACAAGAGAAGATACCCTCCCAACACCAAAACAACTTTTACTTTCGCCTGCGAATAAATGCCTCTCCCTGACATCATCATAATTATGTTTTAACTGCCCCTCTTTGATTGTACAAAAGCCTACAGCAGCTCTAGTGGCTCTGCTTTATGGGCAGTGTGGTGCTTTGAGCTGCATCAGCATGCTGACATGATCAAAATGTCAAAGCTAATGGTAAAGCAGGTATTGCTATAGTTCCTATTTGCAAATTAGCACTAAATACAACCTGCATCAAACGCTAACATACGTTTTGCAGATATTTGGTCAAAGGAAGGGACAACTTCAAATATAGGCCGAAGATAAGGCTGGATGAAATGTGAAGTGTTACCAAAGATTATTGCAATTCTAGTATGTAAGTATGTAAAGGAAGTTTTATAGCAATCCACCCAACAGTTGTCAAGACATTtccctgaaaaacaaaagcataaacTTTGTGTCAAAAGGATTTATCCTGTCGACCATAAATGTCTGGACCAAAATTCATGCAACTCATGCAAAAGTTCCAGCCTGGACCGACATGGTGAACCGACCAGCCGACCAACAAGGCCACCACACAAGCTGTGTGTAGCAAATAAGCCAGGCTGCAGCAACTACAGTGCACTGTCTACTTACAGACAAACGCATACAGTCACAGATGAATATTTTGTGCAAAGATCAATTTTGAGCTCTAACAATCAATTGTGTGTACTCTACCGACTACAGTAGCACAATAGTGTGTATTACAAGCTCCATTGGGAATTTAAAAGGAGCACTCTATGGCATAATTATGATGCTTGTCTGCTCgcttccctccctcttccttgAAGAGAATGAAGGAGCCTTAGCAGCCTAATGAGAAATCCTTGGTTCCGCAGTGTCAGTCTTAAGTGATGCCCACAAGCTAGGAAATATTTTAATTACTCAGAAGAAAGCTGTAAACTGTAGCTATTCATTAACATAAGGCACTGAGAGTAAAACATCCTGGTGTTAAGGACTTCTTTTCTAAAGTGTTCTTTCAGATTCACTGAGATCACTGGAGCAATGCACTGTTTAATGCTTGCTTTGTATTTTCAGGCATTGCTTTTACATGCTGTGTAATCTTGATATGCTCAGTGAAGGATACATTCAATGCTAGCAGAAAAATCATTGAGGATCCGGGGAAAACATATCTTGTGTATGTATCATGGCTACCGGCTGGCCCGGGCTAACCGACAGTGTTACTTGTTTTCAAAGACAGCCTTTAACAGCCTAGGGCTAAGCTGCTTTCCAGCCATGTATGAAGAATGACATCAGGCTGTCAGCTGAGTCCCCTTAGGTACTAAAACTAAATGTCCATAGCCGAGCCTTTACCAACACAGGACCTGTTTATCTGATGTACTGGATCAGAAAGTAGGTTaacaaaaacactgcaggcCAATGTGTGAACAGCTCAATGTGGAATAACACTGCCATCTTGTGGTCAAAGAGGAGATGTCAATCGAGACCAGTAAATATCCAGCATTACAATAAAATTGAGAGATATATACAGACATTAAGTAAATGTTTTGGAGATAATACGTATCTTTCTATCTTcgcttaaaataataatttcaatgCAGACTATTGCAGTTCACCTGTTCATATTTCGTTTTAGGAAAGTAAGGCTGACTTACCAAAGAGGATTTTAAGTGTCAAGAGAGAAATCCGCCAATAGGTCAAAACGGTCACAAAGGTAGTACGCTAAAGCAAATATAACTGCAATAACTTTCCAGCCTTACTAGCGAGACACCAATCATAGTTTGTTAATAATACCTGACGTATGTGGCGGTAAGTTGTTATAGGGTCGGACTCGGTAAATTGTTATACGTTAGTATGAGTTCATACAACGGAGAAAAACAGTGTAACAAATACGTAACTGTTAACTCACGTGCAGGTGTACAATCTGCTTCCTGTAGGATATCTGCTCGCGCTCGTTCACTCCGAGGACATGAAgaaaatatatagtttatattCTTGAACATCTATCATCTATGTATgacatgttattttttgttagcATGTAACGTTAGTCTATCTAGCATATAGTGGCATTAGTGAACTGCTGTCAACAAGGCCCGCTGCTGACGACATGATGGTCGCTTGTTTATCAAGGCGTATTAATATTCAACGTGAAATTAACTGCACGCCATTTGGTCTGCAGCAGGGATACATCCGCCACGTGTCGCATGGATGTCGCGATGAGATTCCTTCGTTCCTATATAGTTAGACTCAACTTGGGTACGTCACTGAAAATGTGCACTTGGATGTTGACAGGTTAACATAACAAATATAGCATACcctataaaataatttaaataggCTGAACTTTAATTATAAAACTATTCCAAATCCACAGCCCCCAAAAACCAATAACAGGCCTAACATTTTACCAAAGTAGGTCAGGCCCCTTACTTTTAATTAGAATTGTAGCTCATGCCACAACAAAAGGAATCCTTTCTCCCTTACACTTTGCTCAAGCTacactgtgtttgttgtgttgtattttctCCAGGCTGTCTTCTAACATGATCAAAGTAGCTTTAAAATGCACGTTGTTTGTGTTGGGAGATAACTGACTCAGCGTTTCCCAAGAGAGTGTATACTATATGAATTTTTAATCAATGGGGAGGTTTCACATATATTTAACACAAGACAGATCCAAGGGGGTGGTTAAATCTCCCTTTTATGCCATTTCATCAGAGTTTCATCAGCATCACTTTGGCCTGAAACAAGTATGTTACTGGTTCACTATTAAAACCATCAAGCAGTATATTACATGTATGGATGTCATGTGTATTTAACCTGCAGTGTGCACATTAAGCCTTGCTGTAGGATAACCAaacggttttattttttatcatactTTGATGTATTAATCCCACCTTTCTCTTCATTGTAAAAGTAATGACATATAGTGGTGCTCCTCGAATAACTTCTTTATATAGTGTTTCAATTGGGCAAAACAAGTCTTAAGTCGTTATGGCTTATTGAACAAAGTATCAGCAGTCGCAACAACTTGCTATGTTTTGTACTATTTGCTGTTTTACAGGGAGTTATATGTCATTGAGTGTGGAGCTCTGTGACCGATTGGGATTTAGAGACGGATTCTTCTCTTGACAATTAATTCATCTTTGATCAACTGTCAGCCTGCCTAGCATCCTATTTACCGTTTTATCTTCAAATACAGCCGGACTATCGTACTTGTTTTGCGTTTACACCATAGTTCAGACTTACATTGTTGTTGAAAGTTCACATTAATATCAGAAAATATGGTTTGTTAACAGTTAGAGCTAAATTCTCTATTGTGACGTattttcccagcatgctctaCAGGGCAGGATTTGTTGCACATTTTGACAATTTCAAGCTTATTTACTGAAGTGTGTATATTGTATTGGCATTGATATATTCTAATAATTCACATCCGTTTGTGGACCGTCGTGTTAATTATTTCCCACCATATCTGAAGTACTCATATCTAGACAGCACTATAAATACACTTCGTAATCGAGATTTGTTTCGGTTGGTCCGATGGCGGTGAGATTTCAATTGATTGCTACAGTGAGTAACAGAACCTCTACGTttcttctctcccctccctcaccGCCGCCTTTGACTAGCCTTTTGACTgttttagcttttgttttaataacattATTGCTATTTCATTGATAAAACACCTTAACATAGAACAGCATACATTATAAACAACAATGGTGAGCAGTACAGCATTGGACTCCAGTAAAAGTTCAATTACatggtttttaaatgtactcAGATTAAAAAGGTTGGTCGGTTAAAATGCTTTCTGAGAAAACTGCATACATTGGATAGTATGATATATCATAGAACTATGTACTTAAAGACAAATCAATATTTGCATCCTTCCATTGCCAAAATATGTGTATAGGGACACCATTTCCTTTTTACCAGTAGCACATTTTTAGGGCATATGACAGTTTACCACTGTACATTTAAAGTAGAGCGTAACACAGGAGTAGTGTTAAGTGTTGCAGTGCAGCATAATTGGTATCAAACAGCAGACATCTATGAAATAAGGTCAGATTATCTTTAAAGACAACCCAAAACTGAAGAATAGCAGTTGTTTAAAGAATACACACAACATCCTGTGACCTGATGAACACTTTCAGAATGTGTGATAGAATACTTGGACATGAACGATTGTTATTGTCTTGCAAGTTAGACAATTAGTCAAATGAACCCAACACATCACATGAGGAAAGTTATGATGTTTATTAGAAATAACAATTGGATTGGAATCATACAAAAGCAGCACTGAATGCTTGGCTGAATGACTGTTTAAAACTCCAGATATATCTGATTTACAGGGTGACCCAACACTCACACAACCCCATCAAACCCTTTTCTTTCCCAAAAGATGACCAACTCAATCCTCAACCCATTAAACAAATGTATGCAGACAAATAATAAACCTAAATCTATGCATGTAGCTGTGTAATATGCATGTCCATCATCTTTTACAACATTCCCAGTTTGTATTCCACCATCATGTGTGGCTCGCCCATCATTTCACTCTGGGTTGGATCTGCAGGGGAACAGGATACAAACACAGGTTAAATATCTTATTCAGAAAGTTGTGTGAATGGCTGTGTGAAGATGAAGGGGTGAGGTTCTCACCGTTGAGGATGTCCTCAAAGCCGATGGACTCATCACTTCCTCGCAGCGTATCTAGAGCCAGGTTTGAACTCTGTAAGAACGGCAGACGCTGGATCTGTAAGGAAAAGGGACAGACATCAAGAGTTATGGAgagtttttaaaacaatgaacaGGGTGAGGAGAAAGCAAGAAATCAACAGTCAGGATTTGGGAGTAGGAACATGCAGCGTGTGGTACCTGTCTAGCTGCCCTGTACTCCATCTGTAGTTTAAGTGGAGCATGAAGACCCTGGATGTTTCTGAGTGAAGAGAAGTTCATCTTGTCCTGGTTCAGCATGAACTACAcaccacagaaacacaaaaatgttcaGTAATTGGGACAACAAGGACATTTCccaacattaaaatgttttctggttCTTACTGCTACTGATCTGGCTATAACAAGTAATATATGGCTTTTGGTGTTCTATTTTAGAAGTAAAGATAGTGTAAATCAACAACATTTTGTCAAAACACCATGAATAAAATATACTGTGCTTACTTTTCTTAAGATTACTCACATTTTTCTCGGACAGCTCCAGCGGGTGGCTTGGAAGGAGCTCATTCTTCACGCTGGTAAATCtgtgttgcaaaaaaaagaaacacaaagaccaGGACACATTCAATATAATGTTAATGTACTGTGGTTTAAGAGCTGGTACTACTATAAGCTatgacccaaaaaaaaaaccacattatttcaattattttcaacTAGAGAAAGTTGTCAGACAAATAACTGTGATGGCAGGATGGGATTCATTATCAGGTACAAACTACCCAATATTGAGGAAATGATATATTTTAGAGTTTCGACATGTAATTAAATAAGTGTACAATactatttaattaattataatgtttaaatattctGATAAGCAGcagtagatggatggatggacaataatatttacatcaaaacaaagtgAGAAGTGCAATCGTGATTTGACAATCATCCATGTCAATTAAGTGTCAACAACTACAACTAAAACCGGACAATTTAACCAAGTGTGTGCAAACATGGTAGAAGACGGTTCATATATAAAGCATTAGGTTACTTCACAGCAATATTATTTGTGGCAATGTCTTACCCACTACGCAGAGAGTCCTGCACACCATAAGCTCCCTGTGGACACAAGCCTGCCACAGGTACGCTGTCTTTCAGCTGAGAGCGGAGTCCTCGTGTATTctgtaacaaaaaaatattcacattcACCGTTTACAAGTTGTAATATCTAGTAAGAAGAGCGAAGTTACAAGTCCAAAAGCTAAAATCATCCTTATCTAAATTAGGGAGCCTCGTAgttagctaacagctaactagcATTAGCTCGAGTGACTAATCAAATTCACAACGTAAATGGATTCAGATGATTCAAGGATAGAATCCAAGATGTGGACAGCTGAAATAAATATGCGTGTAACTATagataataataactttaaagtaaatatgGTAACGATAGAATAAGTCATGTTACAAGATATAAGACTGTAACCATACCATTGTGATTCCGTTTCTTCCACTTTCTGTTGAACACACTCGAATATCCGGTCCCGTTTTCATTACGACACATCCGGTTCAAGCCAACGCTGTGTACATTTcactaatacaaaaaaaaccttattTCTTACATTCGCGCACAGTATGCGtagttgatttgtttttaacatttttgttatgaATGATAGGTCCACCATACCTCAATAATACAGCAAACGTCAAAGTctttaacatctttaaaaaaggaccaCGTCAACATGTTAACGAATGGGGGTATAGCTCAGTGGTAGAGCATTTGACTGCAGATCAAGAGGTCCCCGGTTCAAATCCGGGTGCCCCCTCTTTTCGAGCGATATGTTTGTATGTTAAACACATTGAGAGAGAAAGGTAGACAGACACATTCCACATTTGTGAAATCGATCCATCAcaatcctttattttaaaatgatcctCATCATACACTCCTAACATTCATAGCTGGGACTCAGTAATAGACCAACGGTCATCATTTGATGAGACTTGATGACATCTAATAAATGTCATAATGTTAGTAGAAAAACAATATCTTATTGATTGAGGTAGGGTTAGCCCCCCCCATGATATTGGGAGCAACTCCTCCCTTTTTATCATATTGTAAGATCCATCCATTCTGTGGATGCAGCCAGACGTCTTGAGCTGTCTTGATACAGTTCGACATCACAGATATTCGATAATAGAATGTTGATTTCGGGTCACAGGAGGAATATCGTCAATTAACTGCTGTTATAGCACAAATCAACATAAGCTAATCACATTGATCACATTTTTCTAAAGTTAATATTGCATTGATAATAACTTGATTGCATGAATAATAAGTCTCTCAGGAATTTATAATTACACTGGTTTGTGTCCCTGCTTTTAGATACAGCACTGTTGCTCCTGATATGGAGATGATTTctgaacatgtttaaatattatatagtGAAACCATCACATAAGCACTGGGAGGGTTTTAGCATAAAtgattttattctgtttaatCTAGCCGTCATCAGCAGTCACAGAAGCAAACTCGTGTTGACCTTATCTGGGTGGATGTGAATACAAAGCTGTAAGGGGAACAGGAGGGCAAAAGAAACATACATAAAAgggagaagacagaaagaaaaacagatgcaaatgaGAACACATCAATGGCAAATTGCTGGAAACAAAGCCATGTTCACCAATAGGTGTTGTATTAATGTATGTTAGACATACACTATAAATTAAGCATTGGTAGTCCTTACTTAATTTAAACAGCAGATGGCGTTACAGCATAGAACATAACAACATTTCCAATGTGACAAAGATTAGAAAAAGGCTTCCCCTTTCCCCGTAGTTTACCTCTTTTGGGACTTGCTTATTCGTTTTCAAGACAGCGTTATAACTCTGTCTGGCATAATTTCTACAAATCATAAAAAGAGGTCTGTCTTCAAGAGTTTCtggaaaacagtaaaaaaaatgtaactaaggtagtatttatttttaactttaagtCAGTGAACCTCCCCTGAAACTGCTTGGAGCCCCCCTTGGAGAGACCACCTGCTCGCTTTCCAAACCTCTGCTATGAGGCATTAAATAAGTAGCTAAACAAGTAAAAGCACAACATATTTACCTTTGCTTTGCTCAGAGGAGTCACTGCAGGCCAATCCTCTCCAATCCTGCATGTACCTGCACAGGcaaaaatcatttatttcttacaaataattaaatagtttcaaatgaaaagcagtATTTTCAAGAGGAAGCAACAGAATGTCACAAACATTTGCAGTTTACTACAGAATTTTACAGTGGATCAGAGGATCTTACTCCTCATAGTTCAGAGTGTTGGTCCAGGCCAGCAGCTCATCCAGCTCCCACTCCAGTATCTCATCATCCCCTTTCTCCTTAATGGTTtccatcacttcctgtgctGAGTTCTCTACCAGTGCAGCCATGTGTCGATGCACCGGGTGAGTCTGCAGACGACCCTGGTTATACCTGTATGCAAGTCACAGAGGTGATACGCATAACCATGCcttagacttttattttgttcatgttttcaaTTAAAGTCCCACATCTTTCAATATAGCACTTACAAAGACAATGGTTTTTGTTAAGGGTTTTCAAAAGTCAACAGGAATGTGTCTATGGAAAACTGATTCTTAGCTTTGACTCAAAATTAAGAGCTGCTTTAGACAAATACATAAAACTCACATGTGCTTCAGCCAttctattttcctctttttcctccacaTGTCTACATCCTGTTGCCGC from Eleginops maclovinus isolate JMC-PN-2008 ecotype Puerto Natales chromosome 21, JC_Emac_rtc_rv5, whole genome shotgun sequence carries:
- the pomp gene encoding proteasome maturation protein, encoding MKTGPDIRVCSTESGRNGITMNTRGLRSQLKDSVPVAGLCPQGAYGVQDSLRSGFTSVKNELLPSHPLELSEKNFMLNQDKMNFSSLRNIQGLHAPLKLQMEYRAARQIQRLPFLQSSNLALDTLRGSDESIGFEDILNDPTQSEMMGEPHMMVEYKLGML